Below is a window of Mesotoga infera DNA.
GGTCCTTCAGATGTTTCGCTCCGGCGACCGCTTTGCGATTGTGACTTTCGATGGCCATGTCCACAATCTCACGGGAGGCCTGCTCGATGCATCTGAAAGGGCTGTCTGGATTGAGAAGGTAAGGCGCATTCAGGCAGATGGTATGACAAATATCTATGACGCTCTTCAAACGAGCATAGACATGTTCAGCAAAGACAACCTGGGAAGGTTCAAAGTGCTCCTCTTTCTCACAGATGGAGCTCCTACCGAAGGAATTACAGACACGGGGAAGATAATCAACGATGCAACTCCCGAAGCTAGAGCCAGAAATGTCCACCTGTTTTCTTTCGGAGTTGGAACAGGGGTCGTAGCAGAACTGCTAGACAGACTGGTCCAGGAAAATGCCGGAAGAGTAAGTTATATTGTCGAAGGTGAAAACATAGAAGGAAAAGTGACCGATCTGTACAGAACGATCGAGACGCCGGCTCTGGAAAACGTTAGTATATCTGTTGAAGGATCGGAGGTTGCGAAGGTTCTTCCGACCGGCCCGCATTCTCTATTCTCCGGACAGGCTCTAAGACTCTCCGGCATTTACTTTGAAGAGGGCGATCTGAAAGTAATCGTAGAAGGAACAAGAGGAGCGGAGAGATACAGATACGAGTATCTATTCAGAGTTTCAAAGAATCCTGACAACCCATTTATTGCAAAGATCTGGGCACAGAAGAGAATTGCTCATCTTGCAAATATCTTCAGGTATGACTCCTCTCTCTCAGAAGAGGCAAAAGAAGAAGTGAAACAGGAGATCATTGCTCTCTCGAAGAGATTCAACATAATTAACGAGTTTACCTCATACCTGATTGCTCCTGAAAGAGTACAGACCTCTACCCTGGGAGACAGGGGCGGTTTCAGCGGAGCCCCCGCTGCAGATGCCGTAATGGCTGCAAAGTCCGTTGCCGAGATGGAACAAGATCAGTTTGTTGAAGGTGAAGCCTCTGACTACAAGTTTGTTGACAGCGTAGGATTTTTTCTTGAAGAGGAGACGTGGATCCAGGACGACGAAAAGGTCAAGACACTTGAACCTATAAGCCTTGTTGCCTTCAGCAAAGCATATTTTGAATTGGCTGATAGAAGCGAATGGGTTGAAAAGGTCTTTGCTCTCGGAGAAAAAGTCAAATTCATCTTCGATGGAATCCTTTTCGAAATTTCAGACGAAGGAATAGAGAGCGTTGAAGAACTGGACGAAATCTTGAAATAGGCATCGTTCTCTAACAGAAAACCTGATAAAGACCGTGTGAGTTATTATTGTCCATATTTTTGTCCGGATCAGCGCCGTTGCTTACGAAATATCATTTGAAGTCTGTATAGACGAAGCACTAAAGGGGAGGATGAGCAAATACTATTCCGTGATTCTCTCTTTTCAGGGAGGGCTAACGGCTTTCGTCAAGAGCTACTGAGTCTCCCCTCATTTATCAATTGATTTTTCATGGCCTCCGCACTTCTATCATCGGCTTTTGAAAACTTGTATCAACAGGCTTTTCGATTAAATCAATACAATACCTAGTCGATCACCAAAAAAGAAAGATTGTACAAAAGAGGAAAAGGAACGCAGAGGTTGCGTTCCTTTTCAAGCTGCTTCCTATATTGAGTTA
It encodes the following:
- a CDS encoding VWA domain-containing protein, translated to MKGFGAMVLFVLAGATAFSNGVVVPPYPVERDLGGFVMNTHNVHIRIEDGIATVIIEEEFENTSKRLLEAVYLFPIPSSAVISDFTMKIGDQVFKGEVLPADQAREIYQEIVAKMKDPALLEYVGTQLIRMSIYPFEPGEKRQFLIQYSQPLEISSNSYSMIYPLKIDSFLSAPIGAVNIRVSVPSEIAEVYSPTHPFREMISASGSDYIFSATDFVPVSDVALVLTSSEDEIPSSLATHWDDAMNEGYFLLTIIPRLKEETIIPKDVVFVLDISGSMYGEKIEQAKRALEQVLQMFRSGDRFAIVTFDGHVHNLTGGLLDASERAVWIEKVRRIQADGMTNIYDALQTSIDMFSKDNLGRFKVLLFLTDGAPTEGITDTGKIINDATPEARARNVHLFSFGVGTGVVAELLDRLVQENAGRVSYIVEGENIEGKVTDLYRTIETPALENVSISVEGSEVAKVLPTGPHSLFSGQALRLSGIYFEEGDLKVIVEGTRGAERYRYEYLFRVSKNPDNPFIAKIWAQKRIAHLANIFRYDSSLSEEAKEEVKQEIIALSKRFNIINEFTSYLIAPERVQTSTLGDRGGFSGAPAADAVMAAKSVAEMEQDQFVEGEASDYKFVDSVGFFLEEETWIQDDEKVKTLEPISLVAFSKAYFELADRSEWVEKVFALGEKVKFIFDGILFEISDEGIESVEELDEILK